A single genomic interval of Microbacterium sp. zg-Y1090 harbors:
- the leuA gene encoding 2-isopropylmalate synthase: protein MDNTQKPSGMPVHKYRPYHEQLRVDLPDRTWPDKRITTAPRWCAVDLRDGNQALIDPMSPERKRIMFELLVGMGYKEIEVGFPSASQTDFDFVRQLIEEDLIPDDVTIQVLTQAREHLIARTYEAIAGAKQAIVHLYNSTSVLQREVVFRSDKQGIIDIALEGARLCREFEKRIPETAVFYEYSPESYTGTELEFAVDICNQVIEVFEPTPERKVIINLPATVEMATPNVYADSIEWMSRRLAHRENVILSLHPHNDRGTAIAAAELGYMAGADRIEGCLFGNGERTGNVDLVALGINMLTQGIDPQIDFSDIDQVKRTAEYCNQLPVPERSPWAGDLVFTAFSGSHQDAIKKGFEAMEARAAASGVSVDEIEWAVPYLPIDPKDLGRSYEAVIRVNSQSGKGGVAYLLRSDHSLDLPRKLQIEFSGVVQAKTDAEGGEVTSDQIWDIFTDEYLPAAADDAKWGRFELLATRTQSDMSGDVTLDVTLRDGDAAEDLTGTGNGPIAAFLSVLGGRGFDISLYDYVEHTLSAGGDAQAAAYVELQVDGERLWGVGIDGDISTASLKAIVSCVNRAIRTRTRSAELAAV, encoded by the coding sequence ATGGACAACACCCAGAAGCCCTCCGGCATGCCGGTGCACAAGTACCGTCCGTACCACGAGCAGTTGCGCGTGGACCTGCCCGACCGCACCTGGCCCGACAAGCGCATCACGACGGCGCCCCGCTGGTGCGCCGTCGATCTGCGTGATGGCAACCAGGCACTCATCGACCCGATGAGCCCCGAACGCAAGCGCATCATGTTCGAGCTGCTCGTGGGCATGGGGTACAAGGAGATCGAGGTCGGGTTCCCCTCGGCCAGCCAGACCGACTTCGACTTCGTGCGTCAGCTGATCGAAGAGGATCTGATCCCGGACGACGTCACCATCCAGGTGCTGACCCAGGCGCGCGAGCACCTGATCGCGCGCACCTACGAGGCGATCGCCGGGGCGAAGCAGGCCATCGTGCACCTGTACAACTCCACGAGCGTGCTGCAGCGCGAGGTCGTCTTCCGCAGTGACAAGCAGGGCATCATCGACATCGCGCTCGAGGGGGCGCGGCTGTGCCGCGAGTTCGAGAAGCGCATTCCCGAGACGGCGGTGTTCTACGAGTACTCGCCCGAGAGCTACACCGGCACCGAGCTCGAGTTCGCCGTTGACATCTGCAACCAGGTGATCGAGGTGTTCGAGCCGACGCCCGAGCGCAAGGTGATCATCAACCTTCCCGCGACGGTCGAGATGGCGACGCCGAACGTCTACGCCGACTCGATCGAGTGGATGAGCCGCCGGCTGGCGCACCGCGAGAACGTGATCCTGTCGCTGCACCCGCACAACGACCGGGGCACGGCCATCGCCGCAGCCGAGCTCGGCTACATGGCGGGCGCCGACCGCATCGAGGGATGCCTGTTCGGCAACGGCGAGCGCACCGGCAATGTCGATCTCGTCGCGCTGGGGATCAACATGCTCACCCAGGGCATCGATCCGCAGATCGACTTCAGCGACATCGACCAGGTCAAGCGCACGGCCGAGTACTGCAACCAGCTGCCCGTTCCGGAGCGCAGCCCGTGGGCCGGCGACCTGGTGTTCACCGCGTTCAGCGGATCGCACCAGGACGCCATCAAGAAGGGCTTCGAGGCGATGGAAGCCCGCGCTGCGGCATCCGGTGTCTCGGTCGACGAGATCGAGTGGGCCGTTCCGTACCTGCCCATCGATCCGAAGGACCTCGGCCGCTCGTACGAGGCGGTCATCCGCGTCAACTCGCAGTCGGGCAAGGGCGGCGTCGCGTATCTGCTGCGCTCGGACCATTCCCTCGACCTGCCGCGCAAGCTGCAGATCGAGTTCTCGGGGGTCGTGCAGGCGAAGACGGATGCCGAGGGCGGCGAGGTGACCAGCGATCAGATCTGGGACATCTTCACCGACGAGTATCTGCCCGCTGCGGCCGACGACGCCAAGTGGGGCCGGTTCGAGCTGCTCGCCACCCGCACGCAGAGCGACATGTCCGGCGACGTGACACTCGACGTGACGCTGCGCGACGGGGATGCCGCGGAAGACCTCACCGGCACCGGCAACGGACCGATTGCGGCGTTCCTGTCGGTGCTGGGCGGGCGAGGCTTCGACATCTCGCTGTACGACTACGTCGAGCACACGCTCAGCGCCGGCGGCGACGCTCAGGCGGCTGCCTACGTCGAACTGCAGGTCGACGGCGAGCGGCTCTGGGGCGTCGGCATCGACGGCGACATCTCGACCGCGAGCCTCAAGGCGATCGTGTCGTGCGTGAACCGCGCGATCCGCACCCGCACCCGCTCCGCGGAGCTCGCCGCCGTCTGA